The Equus asinus isolate D_3611 breed Donkey chromosome 15, EquAss-T2T_v2, whole genome shotgun sequence genome includes a window with the following:
- the HELZ2 gene encoding 3'-5' exoribonuclease HELZ2 isoform X1, giving the protein MPLRRDRPVSEMVFPGFGPSPTSPTAAKEPPLARLCAQVDLHLGCSRCTQRLNESTYLLRAVEHSCPRQILLARSKRATKRRVWRKVDRRPSFPQPLRYEVCRYYRPGVGCRRHYNQCTFARSPEEALVWNFEREHNLSRLWLKAAVQGGGAQGELRSPADAIYAEFGGQFQLLCSCCFRRYPPRLCPVDPPGWCSQHGACPSLLVHVSTEGRRRQQVVEVRPRPQYSQPLAYCMFVGRGRPCRHGASRCQYAHSAVEMAVWEAEQLSGLRRGDLLMPPAPAGNGHTAPHSQPPRVRLYCRVCLVTCHSQEAFENHCSSVEHAHMVALDQAVPWKHRSPPTGLSTFELCPRPDLCEYGVVCTKAHSEQELQEWVSRVQTVELREKAAWQEGLVPYQVRLLAEYRRSSSEITVLAETIDGVSITCNQPLVHQAQEKKTEHSWMFTIHSEEPLLHVALLKQEPGADFSLEAPCLPRGQVYAQGERFCVPGSRAEFQVGVGVQSASFGTFEQWVVFDFGRRPALLRKLGLQLGQVHCTGLQGTPVPGHPMELERWHPGNRHVVPSVARTAEQVALMAKYKVPALALEFSRSGPAPGPISCTNYRQRMHQFLYEEEAAQQQLVAKLNLRGPVSLKTALQTPALGMLFPPPGALYAQVPIPSSLTPDTDQGFLLSRAVSTALVAPVPAPDHTVFEVRLETRASSEQALWLLLPAQCCTALGLQPEASPVLEVQFQIDPLTFRLWHQAVDALPEERLVVPDLLACTLPCPWPTPPALHGNRKQRLAVEFIVGSNPGGTQPIAPLLIYGPFGTGKTYTLAMASLEVIRQPHTKVLICTHTNSAADIYIEEHFHGYVSSGHPEAAPLRVMYTDRPPSQTDAATLRYCCLTEDRRAFRPPTQAELEQHRIVITTTSQARELRVPAGFFSHILIDEAAQMLECEALTPLRYALPSTRVVLAGDHMQVTPRLFSVARAQAAGHTLLHRLFQHYQQQTHEVARRSRLVFHENYRSTEAIISFISHHFYVAKGNPIHASGRVPRHPRHYPLMFCHVAGSPERDMSMTSWLNTAEIAQVVEKVQEIHDTWPRCWGSREQKHICAVSHGAQVSALRQELRKRGLGQVSVGSFEILPGREFRVVVLSTVHNHRSLLGPGAPALEFFTDARVLNTVMTRAQSQVVAVGDAVALCSFGDCSKLWKSFIRECVEHRSVFPEDLSLEQIKQGVVQRQRWDLHAERSVAVEAVDTVLEQGAAGGPTTEHTAVAKVKPGAVAEEGASPSRTSAAEDVATQKAEAGDTVSGSAAGGLPAAEGAAPVHTQEGDTASAGNLARGDVAPRDATASRSKDPKDSESDFWPSDGELDADDSLLQELLDESRNVTVTVGEDGLLDTIPRPTSPQQARQYVNLPQATLWRLLREEPELYRHCAFTQETFERATAVPLDGAGPGPIQVRGRLNCGMAFTGDEVLVKVFGGAAGDRGSTGRLQGRVVGVLKRRCRELVFVCRMDEWDPRIMTPIDGSVTKIFVAELKDPLQVPIHRLLQGHVQRVRYEPLTAKARRDRLFRVRVVLWRERFYYPLGIVLEVLPQADTWQRGLHALDLEFGLRDPSPDPASVSKALQKFRAELGRAPGCREDCRGFLTFTVDPQGARSLDDALSVRDLGPRYEVAVHIADVASVMPRDSRLDVEARRHGTSFYAPDREPVPMLPTGLCQDVFSLLPGQDRLAISLFLTVEKGSDQVRGLRFAPSMIRSNRQLSYEEAEQVIKGHPGAGLELPARLDSVDACVAAACHLSRVLRRRRLQGDCHYKQLDEDSMLGFRAAHVMVQEYMIQFNRLAAEFLVGSERTRTVTPLRWQPMPSSRQLEAVREKHGGLVPLSLHLRHHLCGPGPPDTHLHLLASLWRHVQLAARAQDFDGLVDLITTDDVHPSLAPAGLDFRRALGRSVFGRSSQGEQQPASHYSLQVEWYTWATSPIRRYLDVVLQRQILLALGQGGSAYSARDIDGLCQDFSHQHMSAQRYQRRAYSLHLATRLKAQPQDKLGFVVDVEAGARCFKLLFPANRETLPEPCPVYYRSLQLSEHPHGLAGRPGLRLLWRRRIYSVQADQPCHPLPGALLDPHTRPIDTALWQQLLELVEEQRWPEAAALVQAQGATEPRPRELGRVWRNHCDHFMEVARELRGGDTLQVQLSATLQRGFLAPVLQLWTVAPGLVLCLEHAERPGDCFSGHVPQAGRDRCRDVNEYSRVWQPFCSLESATSAVAENDSITLQHVRISWDAERTTQGQLQGTFCLEAAFLREHCIDISLDHCYLCIRLEGLLAVPDKRAPCPPGSPGQPPSAAPPRGPSSLSPVLSIDPDTYTWVAHGLTEDGDLKEGRADRQEARKQVHFFIHHMAMEKVPEEVLRPGSRFTIEVLPKQLPDLRKEEAVRDLESASPLVISIALGQPIPLPRCPPHQQPLHRGRWGGPPTSPLPLCPGPALPCTGAQGGLAAPSGTPRRFLEQQAFDIPGSHHKLNPSQNGAIRAALRKQFTVIQGPPGTGKTVVALHLVFWFHKSNEEQALACGSPGGETRLRGPCILYCGPSNKSVDVLAGLLLSRRAELKPLRVYSEQAEATEFPAPGVGSRGLPKNTPREGRPNQTLRSITLHHRIRQPSNPYASDLKAFDGRLQKGEVFSKEDLLRYRRTLGKARKFELDRHRVILCTCSCAASVSLKNLDVRQILVDEAGMATEPETLIPLVTFSRAEKVVLLGDHKQLRPVVKNEQLQNLGLDRSLFERYHRDAYMLDTQYRMHRDICTFPSMEFYKSKLKTWHGLRRPPSVLGHADKESCPVIFGYVQGHEQSLLVSTDEGNENSKANLEEVAEVVRIAKQLTLGRTVDPKDIAILTPYNAQATEISKRLVREGITGVTVCSITKSQGSEWRYVLVSTVRTRPESDVDQRPTKGWLKKFLGFVVDPNQVNVAITRAQEGLCLIGDHLLLRCCPLWRRLLDSCEAQQSLVPAGQVRVQRRPAVSF; this is encoded by the exons ATGCCGCTCCGCAGAGACAGGCCAGTGTCAGAGATGGTGTTCCCCGGGTTCGGCCCGTCGCCCACTAGCCCCACGGCCGCCAAGGAGCCGCCTCTGGCCAGGCTGTGCGCCCAGGTGGACCTGCATCTGGGCTGCTCCCGCTGCACCCAGCGCCTCAACGAGAGCACATACCTGCTGCGCGCGGTGGAGCACAGCTGCCCCCGCCAGATCCTGCTGGCTCGCTCCAAGCGAGCCACCAAGCGCAGGGTCTGGCGCAAGGTGGACCGGCGGCCCAGCTTCCCGCAGCCCTTGCGCTATGAAGTTTGCCGCTACTACAGGCCTGGGGTCGGGTGCCGGCGCCACTACAACCAGTGTACCTTCGCCCGGAGCCCTGAGGAGGCGCTGGTCTGGAACTTCGAGCGTGAGCACAACCTCTCCCGGCTGTGGCTGAAGGCCGCGGTGCAGGGCGGCGGGGCCCAGGGCGAGCTGCGCAGCCCGGCTGATGCCATCTACGCGGAGTTTGGTGGCCAGTTCCAGCTGCTCTGCTCGTGCTGCTTCCGACGCTACCCGCCGCGCCTCTGCCCTGTGGACCCTCCGGGGTGGTGCTCCCAGCACGGGGCCTGCCCCTCGCTCCTGGTTCACGTGAGCACTGAGGGCCGCCGCAGGCAGCAGGTTGTGGAGGTGCGGCCGCGGCCCCAGTACAGTCAGCCACTGGCCTACTGCATGTTTGTCGGGCGAGGGCGGCCATGCCGGCACGGGGCATCCCGTTGCCAGTACGCTCACAGTGCTGTGGAGATGGCTGTGTGGGAGGCGGAGCAGCTGAGTGGGCTCCGGCGGGGGGACCTGCTCATGCCCCCTGCACCCGCGGGAAACGGGCACACAGCCCCGCACAGCCAGCCCCCTAGAGTCCGGCTGTACTGCCGCGTCTGCCTGGTCACCTGTCACTCCCAGGAGgcctttgagaatcactgctcatCCGTGGAGCACGCGCACATGGTGGCCTTGGACCAGGCCGTGCCCTGGAAGCATCGCAGCCCGCCCACTGGGCTCTCCACGTTCGAGCTCTGCCCCAG gcccgACCTCTGTGAGTACGGGGTTGTCTGCACCAAGGCGCATTCGGAGCAGGAGCTGCAGGAGTGGGTGTCACGGGTGCAGACCGTGGAGCTGCGGGAGAAGGCGGCCTGGCAGGAGGGGCTGGTGCCCTACCAAGTGCGGCTGCTGGCAGAGTACCGGCGCAGCAGCAGTGAGATCACGGTG CTGGCCGAGACCATCGACGGCGTGTCCATCACCTGCAACCAGCCCCTGGTGCATCAGGCCCAGGAGAAGAAAACTGAGCACAGCTGGATGTTCACCATCCACTCTGAG GAGCCGCTGCTGCACGTGGCCCTGCTCAAGCAGGAGCCGGGAGCAGACTTCTCGCTGGAGGCTCCCTGCCTCCCCCGGGGCCAGGTCTACGCACAGGGGGAGCGCTTCTGTGTGCCCGGCTCCCGGGCTGAGTTCCAGGTGGGGGTGGGTGTGCAGAGCGCCTCCTTCGGCACCTTCGAGCAGTGGGTGGTCTTTGACTTTGGCCGCCGGCCAGCACTGCTGCGAAAGCTGGGGTTGCAGCTGGGCCAGGTGCACTGCACAGGGCTCCAAGGGACGCCAGTGCCTGGCCACCCCATGGAGCTGGAGCGCTGGCACCCTGGCAACCGCCACGTGGTGCCCAGTGTGGCTCGGACGGCAGAGCAGGTGGCCCTGATGGCCAAGTACAAGGTGCCTGCCCTGGCCCTGGAGTTCAGTCGCAGTGGCCCGGCCCCAGGTCCCATCTCCTGCACCAACTATCGGCAGAGGATGCACCAGTTTCTCTATGAAGAGGAGGCCGCTCAGCAGCAGCTAGTGGCCAA GCTGAACCTTCGGGGCCCAGTGTCCCTGAAGACAGCACTGCAGACACCAGCCCTGGGCATGCTCTTCCCGCCACCGGGAGCCCTCTACGCCCAGGTCCCCATCCCCTCTTCCCTGACACCGGACACAGACCAGGGCTTTCTGCTAAGCCGGGCGGTGAGCACGGCCCTCGTGGCCCCTGTGCCCGCGCCTGACCACACAGTGTTCGAGGTGCGGCTGGAGACCCGGGCCAGCTCAGAGCAGGCAttgtggctgctgctgcctgccCAATGCTGCACAGCCCTGGGGCTGCAGCCTGAGGCCAGCCCGGTCTTGGAGGTGCAGTTTCAGATCGATCCGCTGACCTTCCGCCTCTGGCACCAAGCGGTAGACGCGCTGCCTGAGGAGCGCCTGGTGGTGCCCGACCTGCTGGCCTGCACCCTGCCCTGCCCGTGGCCCACCCCACCCGCCCTGCACGGCAACCGCAAGCAGAGACTGGCCGTGGAGTTCATAGTGGGCAGCAACCCTGGGGGCACACAGCCCATCGCTCCGCTGCTCATCTATGGCCCCTTTGGCACGGGCAAGACCTACACGCTGGCCATGGCCTCCCTGGAGGTCATCCGGCAGCCCCACACCAAGGTCCTCATCTGCACACACACCAACAG CGCGGCCGACATCTACATCGAGGAGCATTTCCACGGCTACGTCAGCAGCGGCCACCCGGAGGCCGCGCCGCTCCGGGTGATGTACACGGACCGCCCGCCCAGCCAGACGGATGCAGCCACGCTGCGGTACTGCTGCCTGACGGAGGACCGCCGGGCCTTCCGCCCGCCGACGCAGGCTGAGCTGGAGCAGCACCGCATCGTGATCACCACCACCTCCCAGGCCCGGGAGCTCCGGGTGCCCGCCGGCTTCTTCTCGCACATCCTCATTGACGAGGCCGCCCAGATGCTGGAGTGCGAGGCGCTCACCCCGCTGCGCTACGCCTTGCCCAGCACCCGTGTGGTGCTGGCAGGCGACCACATGCAGGTCACGCCCCGGCTCTTCAGTGTGGCCAGGGCCCAGGCGGCCGGCCACACGCTGCTGCACCGCCTCTTCCAGCACTACCAGCAGCAGACGCATGAGGTCGCCCGGCGGAGCCGGCTCGTCTTCCACGAGAACTACCGCTCCACCGAGGCCATTATCAGCTTCATCTCGCACCACTTCTACGTGGCCAAGGGCAACCCCATCCACGCCAGCGGCAGAGTCCCTCGCCACCCCCGGCACTACCCGCTCATGTTCTGCCACGTGGCGGGCAGCCCCGAGCGCGACATGTCGATGACGTCCTGGCTCAACACGGCCGAGATTGCCCAGGTTGTCGAGAAGGTGCAGGAGATCCATGACACCTGGCCCCGCTGCTGGGGCAGCCGCGAGCAGAAGCACATCTGTGCCGTGTCCCACGGTGCCCAG GTGAGTGCGCTGAGGCAGGAGCTGAGGAAGAGGGGCCTGGGCCAGGTGTCTGTGGGCAGCTTTGAGATCCTGCCAG GGCGGGAGTTCCGGGTGGTGGTACTGAGCACTGTGCACAACCACCGCAgtctgctgggccctggggcgcCTGCCCTGGAGTTCTTCACAGATGCCCGCGTGCTCAACACCGTCATGACCCGAGCCCAGTCCCAGGTGGTGGCTGTGGGCGACGCCGTGGCGCTCTGCTCCTTCGGGGACTGCAGCAAGCTCTGGAAGAGCTTCATCCGCGAGTGTGTGGAGCATCGCAGCGTCTTCCCTGAGGACCTATCGCTGGAGCAGATCAAGCAGGGCGTGGTCCAGAGGCAGCGCTGGGACCTCCACGCAGAGAGATCGGTGGCAGTGGAGGCCGTGGACACTGTCCTGGAGCAGGGGGCAGCAGGGGGCCCAACCACAGAGCACACGGCAGTGGCGAAGGTCAAGCCAGGGGCTGTGGCCGAGGAGGGTGCATCCCCGTCCAGGACCTCGGCGGCAGAGGACGTGGCCACACagaaggcagaggctggggaCACAGTGTCAGGGTCTGCGGCTGGGGGGCTCCCAGCAGCAGAAGGGGCAGCCCCAGTGCACACGCAGGAGGGGGACACGGCCTCAGCAGGGAACTTGGCGAGGGGTGATGTGGCCCCTAGGGACGCCACCGCAAGCAGGTCCAAGGACCCCAAGGACTCCGAGTCCGACTTCTGGCCTTCCGACGGGGAGCTCGATGCCGACGACTCCCTCCTGCAGGAGCTCCTGGACGAGAGCCGGAATGTGACGGTGACCGTTGGGGAGGACGGGCTGCTGGACACCATCCCTAGGCCCACATCCCCACAGCAGGCCCGGCAGTATGTGAACCTGCCCcaggccacactgtggaggctgcTCCGTGAGGAGCCCGAGCTGTACCGCCACTGCGCCTTCACACAGGAGACCTTTGAGCGGGCGACAGCCGTGCCGCTGGACGGCGCAGGCCCCGGCCCCATCCAGGTCAGGGGCCGCCTGAACTGCGGGATGGCCTTCACCGGGGACGAGGTGCTGGTGAAAGTCTTTGGCGGGGCTGCTGGCGACAGGGGCTCCACGGGGCGGCTGCAGGGCCGCGTGGTGGGCGTGCTCAAGAGGAGGTGCCGTGAGCTCGTGTTCGTGTGCCGCATGGATGAGTGGGACCCCCGCATCATGACCCCCATCGACGGCTCCGTGACCAAGATCTTCGTGGCTGAGCTGAAGGACCCACTGCAGGTGCCCATCCACCGCCTCCTGCAGGGCCACGTGCAGCGGGTGAGGTACGAGCCGCTCACCGCCAAAGCCCGGCGCGACCGGCTCTTCCGGGTGCGTGTCGTCCTGTGGCGGGAGCGCTTCTACTATCCGCTGGGCATCGTCCTGGAGGTGCTGCCCCAGGCCGACACCTGGCAGCGGGGCCTCCACGCCCTGGACCTGGAGTTCGGCCTGAGGGACCCCTCGCCAGACCCAGCCTCGGTCTCTAAGGCGCTGCAGAAGTTCCGCGCAGAGCTTGGCCGGGCGCCTGGCTGCCGAGAGGACTGCCGCGGCTTCCTGACCTTCACCGTGGACCCTCAGGGCGCCCGCAGCCTCGACGACGCCCTCAGCGTCCGGGACCTGGGCCCCCGGTACGAGGTGGCTGTGCACATCGCCGACGTGGCCAGCGTCATGCCCCGGGACAGCAGGCTGGACGTGGAGGCCCGCAGGCACGGCACCTCCTTCTACGCCCCCGACCGGGAGCCGGTGCCCATGCTGCCAACTGGCCTCTGCCAGGACGTGTTCAGCCTCCTGCCAGGCCAGGACCGGTTGGCCATCTCCCTCTTCCTCACCGTGGAGAAGGGCAGTGACCAGGTCCGGGGCCTGCGCTTTGCGCCCTCCATGATCCGCTCCAACCGCCAGCTGTCTTATGAGGAGGCTGAGCAGGTGATCAAGGGGCACCCGGGTGCGGGCCTGGAGCTGCCAGCCCGCCTGGACTCGGTGGACGCCTGTGTGGCAGCCGCGTGCCACCTCTCCCGGGTGCTGCGTCGCCGCCGCCTGCAGGGCGACTGCCACTACAAGCAGCTGGACGAGGACAGCATGCTGGGCTTCCGTGCAGCCCACGTCATGGTCCAGGAGTACATGATCCAATTCAACAGACTGGCAGCTGAGTTCCTGGTGGGCAGTGAGCGCACGCGGACGGTCACACCACTGAGGTGGCAGCCCATGCCCAGCAGCCGCCAGCTAGAAGCCGTGCGTGAGAAGCATGGGGGGCTGGTGCCCCTGTCGCTGCACCTGCGCCACCACCTTTGCGGCCCCGGCCCCCCCGACACACACCTGCACCTCCTGGCCTCCCTCTGGAGGCACGTCCAGCTTGCAGCCCGAGCCCAGGACTTTGACGGGCTGGTGGACCTCATCACCACGGACGACGTGCACCCCTCGCTGGCTCCCGCAGGCCTCGACTTCCGCCGGGCCCTGGGCCGCTCTGTCTTCGGCCGCTCCAGCCAGGGTGaacagcagccagccagccactACTCGCTGCAGGTGGAGTGGTACACGTGGGCGACCTCGCCCATCCGCAGGTACCTGGATGTGGTGCTCCAGCGGCAGATCCTGTTGGCGCTTGGCCAGGGGGGCTCCGCCTACTCCGCCAGGGACATCGACGGGCTCTGCCAGGACTTCAGCCACCAGCACATGAGCGCCCAGAGGTACCAGCGCCGGGCCTACAGCCTGCACCTGGCCACGCGGCTCAAGGCCCAACCCCAGGACAAGCTGGGCTTCGTGGTGGACGTGGAGGCGGGCGCCCGCTGCTTCAAGCTGCTCTTCCCTGCCAACCGCGAGACCCTGCCTGAGCCCTGCCCTGTCTACTACCGCTCCCTGCAGCTGTCCGAGCACCCCCACGGCCTGGCGGGCCGGCCGGGACTGCGTCTCTTGTGGCGACGCCGCATCTACTCGGTGCAGGCGGATCAGCCGTGCCACCCACTGCCCGGCGCCCTGCTCGACCCACATACCCGGCCCATTGACACTGCCCTGTGGCAGCAGCTGCTGGAGCTGGTGGAGGAGCAGCGGTGGCCCGAGGCAGCTGCCCTCGTGCAGGCTCAGGGCGCCACGGAGCCCCGGCCACGGGAGCTGGGGCGGGTGTGGCGGAACCACTGTGACCACTTCATGGAGGTGGCCCGGGAGCTGAGGGGCGGGGACACGCTGCAGGTGCAGCTGAGCGCCACCCTGCAGCGTGGGTTCCTGGCACCGGTCCTGCAGCTGTGGACCGTGGCACCTGGCCTcgtcctctgcctggagcacgCAGAGCGGCCAGGCGACTGCTTCTCGGGCCATGTGCCCCAGGCAGGGCGGGACCGGTGCCGGGACGTGAACGAGTACTCCCGCGTGTGGCAGCCGTTCTGCTCCCTGGAGTCGGCCACTAGCGCGGTCGCTGAGAACGACTCCATCACGCTGCAGCACGTGAGAATATCCTGGGATGCGGAGCGGACGACACAGGGCCAGCTACAGGGCACCTTCTGCCTTGAGGCTGCCTTCCTCCGTGAGCACTGCATCGACATCAGCCTCGACCACTGCTACCTCTGCATCCGGCTTGAGGGGCTGCTGGCCGTGCCCGACAAGAGGGCGCCATGCCCCCCGGGCAGTCCTGGCCAGCCTCCCTCCGCTGCTCCACCCCGCGGGCCCAGCAGCCTCAGCCCCGTCCTGAGCATTGACCCTGACACCTACACCTGGGTGGCCCATGGGCTGACCGAGGACGGGGACCTgaaggagggcagggcagacCGGCAGGAGGCCCGCAAGCAGGTGCACTTCTTTATCCACCACATGGCCATGGAGAAGGTTCCAGAAGAGGTGCTGAGGCCCGGCAGCCGATTCACCATTGAGGTGTTGCCCAAGCAGCTTCCCGACCT CCGCAAGGAAGAAGCTGTGCGTGATCTGGAGAGTGCGTCCCCACTGGTCATCAGCATCGCCCTGGGCCAGCCCATCCCCTTGCCCCGCTGCCCTCCTCACCAGCAGCCCCTCCACAGAGGTAGGTGGGGAGGCCCTCCAACTTCCCCCCTGCCCCTTTGTCCTGGCCCGGCGCTGCCCTGCACCGGTGCTCAGGGAGGCCTGGCTGCTCCCTCAGGGACCCCCCGCAGGTTCCTGGAGCAACAGGCCTTCGACATCCCCGGGAGCCACCACAAGCTGAACCCCAGCCAGAACGGAGCCATTAGGGCAGCTCTGAGAAAGCAGTTCACGGTCATCCAGGGACCACCAG GCACGGGAAAGACGGTGGTGGCCCTCCACCTCGTGTTCTGGTTTCACAAGTCAAACGAGGAGCAGGCGCTGGCCTGTGGCAGCCCTGGGGGGGAGACGCGCCTGAGGGGCCCCTGCATCCTGTACTGCGGCCCCTCCAACAAGTCGGTGGACGTCCTGGCAG GGCTGCTCCTGAGCAGGAGAGCAGAGCTGAAGCCCCTTCGTGTGTACAGCGAGCAGGCCGAGGCCACCGAGTTCCCCGCACCCGGTGTGGGCAGCAGGGGTCTGCCCAAGAATACCCCTCGGGAGGGGAGGCCGAACCAGACCCTCAG GAGCATCACCCTGCACCACCGGATCCGGCAGCCCTCCAACCCCTACGCCTCCGACCTCAAGGCATTCGATGGCCGGCTGCAGAAAGGGGAAGTGTTCTCCAAGGAAGACCTCCTTCG GTACAGGAGGACGCTGGGGAAGGCAAGGAAGTTCGAGCTGGACCGCCACAGGGTCATCCTGTGCACGTGCTCGTGTGCAGCCTCGGTCAGCCTCAAGAATCTGGACGTCCGGCAGATCCTTGTGGATGAAGCAGGCATGGCCACGGAGCCCGAGACCCTCATCCCTCTGGTGACCTTCTCGAGGGCGGAGAAG GTGGTCCTCCTTGGGGACCACAAGCAGCTTCGGCCTGTGGTCAAGAACGAGCAGCTGCAAAACCTGGGTCTGGATCGGTCTCTCTTCGAGCGATATCACAGGGACGCCTACATGCTGGACACGCAGTACCGCATG CACAGGGACATCTGCACCTTCCCCTCCATGGAGTTCTACAAGAGCAAGCTGAAGACCTGGCATGGCCTGAGGAGGCCGCCCAGCGTCCTAGGCCACGCTGACAAGGAGAGCTGCCCTGTCATTTTTGGCTACGTGCAGGGCCATGAGCAGAGCCTGCTGGTGTCCACAGATGAAGGGAACGAGAACTCTAAGGCCaacctggaggaggtggcagaggtG GTTCGCATTGCCAAACAGCTGACCCTGGGCAGGACAGTGGACCCCAAGGACATTGCCATCCTCACGCCCTACAATGCACAGGCCACAGAGATCAGCAAGAGACTTGTGCGAGAGGGCATCACGGGAGTAACAGTGTGCTCCATCACCAAGAGCCAGG GGAGCGAGTGGCGCTATGTGCTGGTGAGCACCGTCCGCACGCGCCCTGAGAGTGACGTGGACCAGCGGCCGACTAAAGGCTGGCTCAAGAAGTTCCTCGGCTTTGTGGTGGACCCCAACCAAGTGAACGTGGCCATCACCCGGGCCCAGGAGGGCCTCTGCCTCATCG GAGACCACCTCCTCCTGCGGTGCTGTCCTCTCTGGCGTCGACTCCTGGACTCCTGTGAGGCCCAGCAGAGCCTTGTGCCCGCTGGCCAGGTGCGGGTCCAGAGGAGGCCAGCCGTGTCTTTCTGA